In Desulfomicrobium apsheronum, the genomic window TTCAGCCTGGGCCGCAGGGTCCTTGTAGAGGGCCGGATCAACGCCAAGAGCGGAGATCAGGTTGCCGGAAAGGGCCATGAGCTTGTAGGCTGCGATCTGCTCGTTCACGCTGGAGGTGACCAACTGGCTGGAAGACTGGAACACTTCGTTCTCGGAATCGAGCACGTCGAGCAAGCTGCGCTGTGCCACGCCGAACTGCTCCAGGTAGATTTCCTTGGTGTCGCGGTTGTACTGCACGGCAGAGGTGTATTCCTTCACTTCGTTCAGGGAGGACTTGTACTGCGACCACGTGGTCTTGGTTTCGTTCTCGACCGCCAGGGTCAGGTCAAACTTGTCGGCTTCGGCCTGGCGCTTGCGAGCCTTGGTGGCCTTGTGACCGGCCACGTCGGAACCGCCGTTGAACAGATTCCAGTTGAAGCGGACCATGGCGGCGTCAGTGCGCTCCCAGTATTCCTGATTCTCCACGCCGTCGGAATAGGAGGAGGACAGCTCGAAATACACATAGGGGTGGTAATTTGCCTTGGCGATGTTGATGCGCTCGGCCTCGGCGTTGACGTCTTCACCGGCGGCGTTGATCTTGGGATTGTTGCCGATGGCCTGGGCGGTCATGTCGTCCAGGGAAGCGGGAATGAGGTCCTGCGGATACGGATCAACGGCGATCTTGCCGGGCAGCACGCCGGTCAGGCGCTGGTATTCATTCAAAGCCGCCTGCAGGGCGGAGCGGGTCTTTTCGATGGAGGCCTGAGCCATGGACAGGCGGCCCTGGGTCTGGGTCACGTCCGCCACGCTGCCTGCACCGGCCTCCTCGCGCTCCTTGAGGGAAGACAGGATATCACGATGCGCCTTGGCGTTCTCTTCGGCCAGGAAGAGCAGTTCGCGCTGGCGGTACACTTCGAGGTTAGCAATGACGGCATCCAGGGCCAGGGATTCGGCGTTGTCGAAAACGCGATGGTCCAGGGAAGCGGCGCGCCTTTCATCCAGACGGATCTGGCTGGAAGCCTCGCCACCGTCATAAAGACGCTGGCTCAGGATCGCGGAGAGTTCACCGCGGCCCTTCCAATCTCCTTCATCGTCCACGCCAAGTTCGGAGTGGTAGGCATCCGTGCCATACCCGCCACGG contains:
- a CDS encoding TolC family outer membrane protein, coding for MNAKKLSLALVLSVMLSAGVAVAENDITLQKSVIDTLRYAPRLEMIKHNREAVGHDLDKSKGRWYPKLDIRGGYGTDAYHSELGVDDEGDWKGRGELSAILSQRLYDGGEASSQIRLDERRAASLDHRVFDNAESLALDAVIANLEVYRQRELLFLAEENAKAHRDILSSLKEREEAGAGSVADVTQTQGRLSMAQASIEKTRSALQAALNEYQRLTGVLPGKIAVDPYPQDLIPASLDDMTAQAIGNNPKINAAGEDVNAEAERINIAKANYHPYVYFELSSSYSDGVENQEYWERTDAAMVRFNWNLFNGGSDVAGHKATKARKRQAEADKFDLTLAVENETKTTWSQYKSSLNEVKEYTSAVQYNRDTKEIYLEQFGVAQRSLLDVLDSENEVFQSSSQLVTSSVNEQIAAYKLMALSGNLISALGVDPALYKDPAAQAE